The Triticum dicoccoides isolate Atlit2015 ecotype Zavitan chromosome 6A, WEW_v2.0, whole genome shotgun sequence genome has a window encoding:
- the LOC119314375 gene encoding cytochrome P450 76M5-like, which yields MVGYFRRRTGEEVDVGEAVYGGVLNLVSSAFFSVDVVDMGGESASELREVVEDIIATLGKPNISDIFPFLRPLDLQGWRRWAGASYHKGEHAHGDFLDSLLELVSAGKIGRDKVTVILFDVFAAGTDTMAITVEWAMAELLRHPRTMAKARAEMEDVLGGKVDTDTLEEPDAASLPYLQAVVKEVMRLHPVAPIMLPHQAAEDGKEIGGFAMPRGATVIFNVWAIMRDPAAWERPDEFVPERFLDMAVEFRGKDYEFIPFGSGRRLCPGLPMAERVVPFVVALLLQAFEWRLPDGVAVDELDVTEQFTTVNTLAVPLRAVPVAVT from the exons ATGGTGGGCTACTTCCGCCGCCGCACGGGGGAGGAGGTGGACGTCGGCGAGGCCGTGTAcggcggtgtgctgaacctcgtgtCCAGCGCCTTCTTCTCCGTCGACGTGGTGGACATGGGCGGAGAGTCCGCGAGTGAGCTGCGGGAGGTCGTGGAGGACATCatcgccacgctcggcaagcccaaCATCTCCGACATCTTCCCTTTCCTCCGGCCGCTGGACCTGCAGGGCTGGCGTCGCTGGGCGGGGGCAAGCTACCACAA GGGCGAGCACGCGCACGGCGACTTCCTGGACTCGCTGCTGGAGCTCGTTTCCGCAGGCAAGATCGGTCGCGACAAGGTGACGGTGATACTGTTCGATGTGTTCGCGGCCGGGACCGACACGATGGCCATCACGGTGGAGTGGGCGATGGCCGAGCTGCTCCGGCACCCGCGCACCATGGCCAAGGCGCGCGCGGAGATGGAGGACGTCCTCGGCGGCAAGGTCGACACGGACACCCTCGAGGAGCCTGACGCGGCGAGCCTGCCGTACCTGCAGGCCGTGGTGAAGGAGGTGATGCGGCTGCACCCCGTGGCGCCGATCATGCTGCCGCACCAGGCCGCGGAGGACGGCAAGGAGATCGGCGGCTTCGCCATGCCCAGAGGCGCAACGGTGATCTTCAACGTGTGGGCGATCATGCGGGACCCGGCGGCGTGGGAGAGGCCCGACGAGTTCGTGCCAGAGAGGTTTCTGGATATGGCGGTGGAGTTCCGGGGCAAGGACTACGAGTTCATCCCGTTCGGGTCCGGGCGGCGGCTGTGCCCTGGCCTGCCGATGGCGGAGCGGGTCGTGCCGTTCGTGGTGGCGTTGCTGCTGCAGGCGTTCGAGTGGCGGCTCCCGGACGGCGTGGCAGTCGACGAGCTGGACGTGACGGAGCAGTTCACCACGGTGAACACGCTCGCCGTGCCCCTCAGGGCCGTCCCCGTCGCGGTCACCTAG